Proteins found in one Triticum urartu cultivar G1812 chromosome 4, Tu2.1, whole genome shotgun sequence genomic segment:
- the LOC125552951 gene encoding uncharacterized protein LOC125552951: MSVQVAAPATTAWSYVEYMARWERQVERRQLFLRSYHFSRDADVSPRVRTRRVVWAGVRRLRRAAAKGLRRLRARIRLCFGWAAPALRRRSWPRRAGYGFRYGRIPRATKAANAASVCFW, encoded by the coding sequence ATGTCCGTGCAGGTAGCGGCGCCGGCGACGACGGCGTGGTCGTACGTGGAATACATGGCGCGGTGGGAGCGGCAGGTGGAGCGGCGGCAGCTGTTCCTCCGGAGCTACCACTTCTCCCGCGACGCCGACGTCTCGCCGCGCGTGCGCACGCGCCGCGTCGTCTGGGCAGGGGTGCGACGCCTGCGTCGGGCCGCCGCCAAAGGGCTCCGACGCCTCCGGGCGCGCATCCGCCTCTGCTTCGGCTGGGCCGCGCCCGCGCTCCGCCGCCGCTCCTGGCCCCGCCGGGCCGGCTACGGGTTCCGCTACGGCCGCATCCCCCGCGCCACGAAGGCCGCAAACGCCGCGTCCGTTTGCTTCTGGTAG